In Pseudomonas fluorescens, the following are encoded in one genomic region:
- a CDS encoding DUF2970 domain-containing protein: MDDPADNKPPTFWQMLHSVMAAAFGVQSGKNRARDFTHGKPSHFVILGILFTAVFALMLFGIVKLVLLLAGV, encoded by the coding sequence ATGGACGATCCGGCCGATAACAAGCCGCCGACCTTCTGGCAAATGCTGCACAGCGTCATGGCGGCGGCGTTCGGGGTGCAGAGCGGGAAGAACCGGGCCCGTGATTTCACTCACGGCAAGCCGAGTCATTTCGTGATTCTCGGGATTCTCTTTACGGCGGTGTTTGCATTGATGCTGTTCGGCATCGTCAAGCTGGTGCTGCTTCTGGCCGGAGTTTGA
- a CDS encoding NEL-type E3 ubiquitin ligase domain-containing protein yields MLKAAWQKIEVSKGLPEGVLELFALEPVPLAFPPSESGFSIARHLLLLPQVPSGEGSGVVTKRLQRLNPALVDEQASQALEQMRQRGATDVQIDERLAGWEQTFDALTRQLNGWLFTRGTQGTGWMTSSSIRRLGALRILECWREGLIGADGVADAVLNLNGLQLGDLPELPTTFEHVGTLNLTSVKLTRQGSDGFLNAFTRLKILELNGNGLDAIPEPVRHMDTLERLELSSNRLDDAEHVSASLSNLERLKWLDLGYNELESFDIDVFEALVTLDLRNNILTQWPGGVLDAAHLRVLNLSGNYITSVPEQVLDGNHNVLMIGIDLSDNNLALESLERLRAYRDSGARDTVLGISRTELDESLDDAHDQSDSIESDEELPDVEPDSAQKTPWLTNLTPEELAGKSQIWDQLAAEPDNAAFFHLLSRLQDTQEFRVANADLTRRVWTVMEAAASNSELREVLFASSATHGTCVDGRILTFSGLESKVFTHNALLDMPPGGLSVKGQALLKLSRQLFRLDKIDDLATKAAAHSGEDEAEVRLGYRIGLTEGWDDGLILPGQPKHMTYASGVTRQQLAHARVEVANAERSDGFFEDLIQRDYWVGYLKEKYPEVFRALDEMESQGGEDEGGESADDAAFMSQLFELAAARNAKMIELSRKEVSELAGEEP; encoded by the coding sequence ATGCTGAAGGCTGCCTGGCAGAAAATTGAAGTGTCCAAGGGACTGCCAGAAGGTGTCCTGGAACTGTTTGCCCTGGAGCCGGTGCCACTTGCCTTCCCGCCGTCCGAGAGCGGCTTTTCGATCGCACGGCATTTGTTATTGCTACCACAAGTCCCGTCGGGAGAAGGGTCCGGGGTCGTGACAAAGCGCCTGCAACGGTTGAACCCGGCGCTTGTCGATGAGCAGGCCTCCCAAGCGCTGGAACAGATGCGCCAGCGTGGGGCAACCGACGTGCAAATTGACGAGCGCCTTGCCGGATGGGAACAGACCTTTGACGCGCTTACACGCCAGTTGAATGGCTGGCTGTTTACCCGTGGAACTCAGGGAACGGGCTGGATGACATCGTCCAGCATTCGCAGATTGGGTGCCTTGCGCATCCTGGAGTGCTGGCGCGAGGGGCTGATCGGTGCGGACGGTGTTGCCGATGCCGTGCTGAATCTCAATGGCCTGCAACTGGGCGATTTGCCGGAGCTGCCGACAACGTTCGAGCATGTCGGCACGTTGAACCTGACGAGCGTAAAACTGACCCGGCAAGGTTCCGATGGATTCCTCAATGCCTTTACACGGTTGAAAATCCTTGAACTCAACGGTAATGGGCTGGACGCAATTCCCGAGCCGGTCCGGCACATGGATACGCTCGAGCGACTGGAACTGTCTTCGAACCGACTGGACGATGCCGAACACGTGTCTGCCTCATTGAGTAATCTGGAGCGTCTGAAGTGGCTTGACCTGGGCTACAACGAACTGGAGTCCTTCGATATTGACGTTTTCGAAGCGTTGGTGACACTCGATCTGCGCAATAACATTCTGACGCAATGGCCGGGGGGCGTGCTGGATGCGGCCCACCTCAGAGTCCTGAATCTGAGTGGTAACTACATCACATCGGTTCCGGAGCAGGTTCTGGATGGCAATCACAACGTCCTGATGATCGGCATCGACCTGAGCGACAACAACCTGGCGCTTGAGAGTCTCGAGCGCTTGAGGGCCTACCGAGACTCGGGAGCACGGGACACCGTGCTGGGGATCTCGCGGACTGAACTCGACGAGTCGCTGGATGATGCTCACGACCAAAGCGACAGCATCGAGTCGGATGAAGAGCTGCCTGACGTTGAGCCTGATTCCGCGCAAAAGACCCCTTGGTTAACCAATCTGACCCCGGAGGAATTGGCCGGTAAAAGCCAGATCTGGGATCAACTGGCGGCCGAGCCGGACAATGCCGCGTTCTTTCATTTGCTATCGCGATTGCAGGACACCCAGGAGTTCCGGGTGGCCAATGCCGACTTGACGCGACGGGTCTGGACAGTGATGGAAGCCGCGGCCAGCAACAGCGAACTTCGGGAAGTCCTGTTCGCCAGTTCGGCTACCCATGGTACCTGTGTCGACGGGCGAATCCTCACGTTCAGCGGGCTGGAAAGCAAAGTGTTCACCCACAATGCCTTGCTCGACATGCCGCCTGGAGGCCTGAGTGTGAAGGGCCAGGCATTGTTGAAACTGTCCAGGCAGCTGTTTCGACTGGACAAGATCGATGATCTGGCGACCAAAGCCGCGGCTCATTCCGGCGAGGATGAGGCCGAGGTGCGCCTGGGTTATCGAATCGGTCTGACGGAGGGCTGGGATGACGGCCTGATCCTGCCGGGTCAGCCGAAACACATGACGTATGCCTCCGGCGTCACGCGGCAGCAATTGGCGCACGCGCGCGTGGAAGTCGCCAATGCGGAGCGGTCCGACGGGTTTTTCGAAGACTTGATCCAGCGCGACTATTGGGTGGGTTATCTCAAGGAGAAATACCCTGAAGTCTTTCGGGCACTCGATGAAATGGAGAGTCAGGGAGGGGAAGATGAAGGGGGTGAGAGCGCCGATGATGCCGCATTCATGAGTCAACTTTTCGAACTGGCGGCGGCGCGCAACGCGAAGATGATCGAGTTGTCCCGCAAGGAAGTCTCGGAGCTGGCGGGTGAAGAACCGTAA
- a CDS encoding nitrite/sulfite reductase, whose translation MYVYDEYDQRIIEDRVKQFRDQTRRYLAGELSEEEFRPLRLQNGLYIQRFAPMLRVAVPYGQLTSRQTRMMAKIARDYDKGYAHISTRQNVQFNWPAVEDIPDILAELATVQMHAIQTSGNCLRNVTTDQFAGVAADELIDPRPWCEIVRQWTTFHPEFAYLPRKFKIAVNGSTSDRAAIEVHDIGLEPVHNAAGELGFRVLVGGGLGRTPVVGAFINEFLPWQDLLSYLDAILRVYNRYGRRDNKYKARIKILVKALTPEVFAQKVDAEMEHLRGGQTTLTEAEVQRVAKHFVDPDYKALENQAAALAELDQQHPGFARWRVRNTLAHKKPGYVAVTLSLKPTGVAPGDITDKQLDAVADLADRYSFGQLRTSHEQNIILADVEQDKLFAMWGELREQGFATPNIGLLTDIICCPGGDFCSLANAKSIPIAESIQRRFDDLDYLFDIGELDLNISGCMNACGHHHVGHIGILGVDKKGEEFYQVSLGGSASRDASLGKILGPSFAQEAMPDVIEKLIDVYIEQRTEDERFIDTYQRIGIDLFKERVYAANN comes from the coding sequence ATGTACGTATACGACGAATACGATCAGCGGATCATCGAGGACCGCGTCAAGCAGTTCCGTGATCAGACCCGACGCTATCTGGCAGGCGAGCTGAGCGAAGAAGAATTCCGCCCCCTGCGCCTGCAAAATGGCCTTTATATCCAGCGTTTCGCGCCTATGTTGCGAGTCGCCGTGCCTTACGGCCAACTGACTTCGCGCCAGACGCGAATGATGGCCAAAATTGCCCGCGACTACGACAAGGGCTACGCCCACATCAGTACCCGGCAGAACGTGCAGTTCAACTGGCCGGCCGTGGAAGACATTCCGGACATTCTTGCCGAACTGGCCACCGTGCAGATGCACGCGATCCAGACCAGCGGCAACTGCCTGCGCAACGTCACCACCGACCAGTTTGCCGGTGTCGCCGCCGACGAGCTGATCGACCCGCGTCCATGGTGCGAGATTGTCCGCCAGTGGACCACGTTCCACCCGGAATTCGCCTACCTGCCGCGCAAATTCAAGATCGCCGTCAACGGTTCGACTTCCGACCGCGCCGCCATCGAAGTCCATGACATCGGCCTTGAGCCGGTGCACAACGCCGCTGGCGAACTGGGCTTCCGTGTATTGGTCGGCGGCGGCCTGGGCCGTACGCCGGTGGTCGGTGCATTCATCAATGAATTCCTGCCGTGGCAAGACCTGTTGAGCTACCTCGACGCCATCCTGCGGGTCTACAACCGCTATGGCCGTCGCGACAACAAGTACAAGGCGCGGATCAAGATCCTGGTCAAAGCGCTGACGCCTGAAGTCTTCGCGCAGAAAGTCGATGCGGAAATGGAGCACCTTCGCGGTGGCCAGACCACATTGACCGAAGCCGAAGTGCAGCGCGTCGCCAAGCATTTCGTCGACCCGGACTACAAGGCCCTGGAAAACCAGGCAGCCGCACTGGCCGAGCTCGACCAGCAACACCCGGGCTTCGCCCGCTGGCGCGTGCGCAACACCCTGGCCCACAAGAAGCCGGGTTATGTGGCCGTGACCTTGTCCCTGAAGCCAACCGGCGTTGCACCGGGCGACATCACCGACAAACAGCTCGACGCCGTGGCCGATCTGGCCGACCGTTACAGCTTCGGTCAACTGCGCACCTCCCACGAGCAGAACATCATCCTGGCCGACGTCGAGCAGGACAAACTGTTCGCCATGTGGGGCGAGCTGCGCGAGCAAGGCTTCGCCACGCCGAACATCGGCCTGCTGACCGACATCATCTGCTGCCCGGGCGGCGATTTCTGCTCCCTGGCCAACGCCAAGTCGATCCCGATCGCCGAATCGATCCAGCGCCGTTTCGACGACCTGGACTACCTGTTCGACATCGGCGAACTGGACCTGAACATCTCCGGCTGCATGAACGCCTGTGGTCACCACCACGTCGGCCACATCGGCATCCTGGGGGTGGACAAGAAAGGCGAAGAGTTCTATCAGGTTTCCCTCGGCGGCAGCGCCAGCCGTGACGCCAGCCTGGGCAAGATCCTCGGCCCGTCCTTTGCCCAGGAAGCCATGCCTGACGTGATCGAAAAGCTGATCGACGTGTACATCGAACAACGTACCGAAGACGAACGCTTCATCGACACCTATCAGCGTATTGGCATCGACCTCTTCAAGGAGCGTGTCTATGCAGCGAATAATTAA
- a CDS encoding leucine-rich repeat domain-containing protein, with protein sequence MHSESLERMTPDWLINATSPRRAAIKESATPLPGWYVHASGVQQQALRASFNASFISQTRLDQTMSALHDAETFAGPILAKALKDRFSIEVDVNKTWVCLRRPLEVGVLDIEVSSFEVLKLSLLQAALHNFEASECEEGAFHRGSGFVVETPTPGTFKDAALGMTVRQFLSLCRTLDIGAQYQTCVNRFFQPADTRAQANLCEQFIDSQKTAMRAAADLALLKKDIEPQDYAMILSVIGGEVHPRMGDRQVWFRDLILMKRRMTGCVVFSISEQYRYTSDFIVYIPHDPEHPLKRYTSAQLRDEFKRQFTAGNSRSASDGRPTAHQRFFSQFVAYADRPYYFSQFTRKAADAPSDPMQSIWIKVAQYIPPISTFVGIKELPPETRGKREPVEDPYLDPMGTTRKDVAGIWSANTDLWTYLYEQNRAKVIADARSHAVPTAEVDAKARAAKLNHLLEIGMLGLNMASMFVPVLGEIMLTVMAGQLLYESFEGVIEWSEGDRVAAKAHLIDVAENLALIAAMAGAGKVLGKIAPVAPEPVIEGLDAIKRPDGATRLWKPDLKAYECNVELGDDIAPNALGQFRANRRTYIRQAGKVYEITFDSTLKKWRIKHPSDAEAWRPILEHNGHGAWHHTLERPLEWDRLTLLRRMGHATEALTDEQLLTIADASGTRDNALRKMHLDHLPPPPGLAELLSAFEAGPGNTEAVKGPVAMLRRACPGLSEPAANRVLLDANAEELARWQTTRRIPLSMLEESRWYARQGRVNRAFAGLHLERMASADSRWLALHSLEKLPGWSDSVRLEVRDGHVEGPLIDGIGSQTAVTRKYVVKKGPAYQAFDERGEELNGIPRNGDNFYPSIMHALPDSARQALGVPHVAQGSQLRTAIIDHAVAHRAELAQSLEARTDKHATFKPPVRVNERLVGYYASGRGQGINPLLATRVRDVYPALTEQQANGFVLAQLRAGKTDAQIYGLLQARLREWETLEATLDHWVGEPSSGSALERMLGGKASVAQGLKDSWRNSPLAAEHARFTLLDLTSDEALPALSADFSHVRDLYVRGRCITDANADALLANFPRLRKLRINATGDQFSNVPEVIGRMPELTDLNLYSSAPYAADMPSRLGALTRLEYLNVHCSGFAPIALDVSQLRNLRLLEVLAPSLFEWPAGVLDLPRLERLNLKDTGIRTLPDGIFSGHEKLWSGLSLDWSNVLRENFRPAYEYAKRQSPHLVDLEAMVSDYSKGELRRLGEDSNENHEALFTQFVEQWQDAEARYGAIEALSEQHHVLNRNLNDWTHRARPMPMAINEVVGRTILGNSVRASWRNGVFKRYGATANASVLDLSNLALSDLPELAPGAFSEVQTLHLRGSNAPVEQIRGFISRFTELQTLDLRACGLTEIPIGPNDLGKLTQLDLSSNGIVVDSGVQQGLEGLRTLEHLDLSSNPPQHPGRQCNVSPQGFESALDRTAGVAGRRARPARIDLAGFARQPRQRITGGGA encoded by the coding sequence ATGCACAGTGAATCGCTTGAGCGCATGACTCCCGATTGGTTGATCAACGCGACGTCCCCAAGGCGCGCAGCGATCAAAGAAAGCGCAACACCCCTGCCGGGCTGGTATGTGCACGCATCCGGCGTGCAACAGCAGGCACTGAGGGCAAGTTTCAACGCCAGTTTTATCTCGCAGACCCGTCTGGACCAGACAATGTCCGCGCTGCACGACGCCGAAACATTCGCCGGGCCGATATTGGCCAAGGCTCTCAAGGACAGGTTCTCGATCGAAGTCGACGTCAACAAGACCTGGGTGTGCCTGCGGCGCCCCCTGGAGGTTGGCGTGTTGGATATCGAAGTCTCGTCTTTCGAGGTGTTGAAGCTATCTTTGCTTCAGGCGGCATTGCACAACTTCGAGGCCTCGGAGTGTGAAGAAGGGGCCTTCCACCGTGGTTCAGGGTTTGTCGTCGAAACGCCGACCCCCGGTACGTTCAAGGATGCTGCGCTGGGCATGACGGTCAGGCAGTTCTTGTCGCTGTGCCGAACGCTGGATATCGGAGCGCAGTATCAAACCTGCGTGAACAGGTTTTTCCAGCCAGCCGATACGCGGGCGCAAGCAAACCTGTGCGAGCAATTCATCGACAGCCAGAAAACCGCAATGAGGGCGGCAGCCGACCTGGCCTTGTTGAAAAAGGACATCGAACCGCAAGACTACGCGATGATCCTTTCGGTCATTGGCGGGGAAGTCCATCCCCGGATGGGCGACAGACAGGTCTGGTTCCGCGATCTCATCCTGATGAAGCGCCGGATGACCGGCTGTGTGGTGTTCAGCATCAGCGAGCAGTATCGCTACACCAGCGATTTCATCGTCTACATTCCCCATGATCCCGAGCATCCGCTCAAGCGTTACACTTCGGCGCAGTTGCGTGACGAATTCAAGCGCCAGTTCACGGCCGGCAATTCACGGTCTGCAAGCGATGGCAGGCCGACCGCACACCAGCGTTTTTTCAGTCAGTTCGTGGCTTACGCCGACCGCCCTTACTACTTCAGCCAGTTCACCCGCAAGGCGGCGGACGCTCCGAGCGATCCGATGCAGTCCATCTGGATCAAGGTCGCCCAGTACATTCCGCCGATCTCCACGTTCGTCGGTATCAAGGAGCTGCCCCCTGAAACCCGGGGCAAGCGCGAACCGGTGGAAGATCCTTACCTCGACCCAATGGGTACGACGCGTAAAGACGTCGCCGGAATCTGGTCCGCCAACACCGATCTGTGGACTTATCTCTACGAGCAAAACCGCGCCAAGGTCATCGCCGATGCGCGCAGCCATGCCGTCCCGACCGCTGAGGTCGATGCGAAGGCTCGGGCGGCAAAGCTCAATCACCTGCTGGAAATCGGCATGCTGGGCTTGAACATGGCGTCGATGTTCGTACCAGTGCTGGGCGAGATCATGCTGACGGTAATGGCCGGGCAATTGCTGTACGAATCGTTCGAAGGGGTTATCGAATGGAGTGAGGGTGATCGCGTTGCTGCCAAGGCGCACCTGATCGATGTCGCGGAAAACCTGGCGTTGATCGCGGCGATGGCCGGGGCCGGCAAGGTGCTCGGCAAGATTGCGCCGGTCGCACCGGAGCCGGTGATCGAAGGGCTGGACGCCATCAAGCGCCCCGATGGCGCGACACGGCTGTGGAAACCCGATCTGAAGGCCTATGAGTGCAACGTTGAGCTGGGCGATGACATCGCCCCCAATGCCTTGGGACAGTTTCGTGCGAACCGCAGGACTTACATCCGCCAGGCGGGCAAGGTGTATGAGATCACCTTTGATTCAACGCTGAAAAAATGGCGCATCAAGCATCCGTCCGATGCCGAGGCCTGGCGGCCGATTCTCGAACACAACGGCCACGGTGCCTGGCACCATACGCTGGAGCGTCCCCTGGAGTGGGATCGCCTGACCCTGTTGCGGCGCATGGGCCATGCGACCGAGGCCCTGACTGACGAACAACTGCTCACCATCGCCGATGCCAGCGGTACCCGTGACAATGCCCTGCGCAAGATGCATCTCGATCACCTGCCTCCGCCTCCCGGGCTGGCTGAGTTGTTGTCGGCGTTCGAGGCTGGCCCGGGGAACACCGAGGCGGTCAAGGGACCGGTGGCGATGCTGCGGCGTGCTTGCCCTGGGCTGAGTGAGCCCGCTGCCAACAGGGTGTTGCTCGATGCCAATGCCGAGGAACTGGCGCGGTGGCAAACGACGCGGCGGATTCCCTTGAGCATGCTTGAAGAGAGCCGCTGGTATGCACGACAAGGGCGCGTCAATCGAGCCTTTGCCGGGTTGCATCTGGAGCGTATGGCGTCGGCGGACAGCCGATGGCTCGCACTGCACTCCCTGGAAAAGCTGCCGGGCTGGTCCGACAGCGTGCGCCTGGAAGTGCGCGACGGTCACGTCGAGGGGCCGCTGATCGATGGCATTGGCAGTCAGACTGCCGTCACGCGCAAATACGTGGTCAAGAAAGGACCGGCTTACCAGGCGTTTGATGAGCGCGGCGAGGAGCTCAATGGCATTCCTCGAAATGGCGACAATTTTTACCCGTCGATCATGCACGCCTTGCCCGACTCGGCGCGCCAGGCGCTGGGTGTTCCCCATGTGGCTCAGGGCAGTCAGTTGCGCACGGCAATCATCGACCATGCCGTCGCCCATCGTGCCGAGCTGGCACAGAGCCTGGAGGCACGTACTGACAAGCATGCGACGTTCAAGCCTCCGGTTCGGGTCAACGAACGGTTGGTGGGGTACTACGCCAGCGGACGCGGGCAAGGGATCAATCCTTTGCTGGCGACGCGGGTTCGGGATGTCTATCCGGCGCTGACCGAACAGCAGGCCAACGGATTTGTCCTGGCGCAGCTGCGTGCGGGAAAAACCGATGCGCAGATTTATGGTTTGTTGCAGGCCCGCCTGCGCGAGTGGGAGACGCTTGAGGCGACGCTCGATCATTGGGTTGGCGAGCCATCGTCGGGCTCTGCCCTGGAGCGCATGTTGGGCGGCAAGGCTTCGGTCGCGCAGGGCCTCAAGGATAGCTGGCGCAACTCGCCGTTGGCCGCGGAGCACGCGCGCTTCACATTGCTTGATCTGACCAGTGACGAAGCGCTGCCTGCGTTGTCGGCGGATTTCTCCCATGTGCGTGATCTGTACGTCCGGGGCCGGTGCATCACCGACGCCAATGCAGATGCGCTGCTGGCGAATTTCCCCAGGTTGAGAAAACTGCGGATCAACGCCACGGGCGACCAGTTCAGCAATGTGCCCGAGGTCATCGGCAGGATGCCGGAGCTCACCGACCTGAACCTGTATTCATCCGCTCCCTACGCCGCCGACATGCCGTCGAGGCTGGGTGCGCTGACCAGGCTTGAGTACCTCAATGTCCATTGTTCGGGGTTCGCGCCGATTGCGCTGGATGTCAGCCAATTGCGCAATCTGCGCCTGTTGGAAGTGCTTGCACCTTCGTTGTTTGAATGGCCCGCCGGGGTTCTCGATCTACCGCGACTTGAGCGATTGAATCTCAAGGACACCGGGATCAGAACCTTGCCCGACGGCATTTTCAGCGGACATGAAAAGCTCTGGTCCGGACTGTCGCTGGACTGGTCGAATGTCCTTCGTGAAAACTTCAGGCCAGCGTATGAGTACGCCAAACGGCAATCCCCACACCTTGTTGATCTCGAGGCAATGGTCAGTGATTACAGCAAGGGTGAGTTGAGACGCCTTGGGGAGGACTCCAACGAGAATCACGAGGCGTTGTTCACTCAGTTTGTCGAGCAATGGCAGGATGCCGAGGCGAGGTACGGGGCGATCGAAGCCTTGAGTGAGCAACACCATGTGCTCAACCGTAACCTCAACGACTGGACCCATCGCGCGCGACCCATGCCAATGGCGATCAATGAGGTGGTGGGCCGAACAATCCTGGGCAACTCCGTGAGAGCCAGTTGGCGTAATGGCGTTTTCAAACGCTACGGCGCTACCGCCAACGCCTCGGTGCTCGATTTGTCGAATCTGGCGCTCAGTGACCTTCCCGAGCTTGCGCCCGGCGCTTTCTCGGAAGTGCAAACACTGCATTTGAGGGGCAGCAACGCGCCCGTAGAACAGATTCGCGGCTTCATCAGCAGGTTTACCGAGCTTCAAACTCTCGACTTGCGGGCTTGCGGCCTGACCGAAATCCCCATCGGCCCCAACGATCTCGGAAAATTGACTCAGCTGGATCTCTCCAGTAACGGGATTGTTGTCGATTCAGGGGTTCAGCAAGGTCTCGAAGGGTTGCGAACACTCGAACATCTGGACCTGAGCAGCAACCCCCCTCAACACCCTGGACGTCAGTGCAATGTCTCACCTCAGGGCTTTGAATCTGCGCTCGACCGAACTGCGGGAGTGGCCGGCAGGCGCGCAAGACCTGCCCGAATTGACCTGGCTGGATTTGCGCGACAGCCGCGTCAGCGAATTACCGGTGGCGGTGCTTGA
- a CDS encoding ABC transporter substrate-binding protein has product MLKLFCGVLLALGMVVGPCAQAASVLFLNPGTPTEAFWVSYSQFMQAAATDLGMDLRIQYSDRVSEITIQQAREALQGHHRPDYLVFVNEQYIAPEILRLAKDSGVKLFMVNNALTPDQMNLIGARPDKYPDLLGSLVPNDEEGGYLMLKELIRQHGPVAPGQTIELLAFSGLKITPSSQFREKGLRRALAEHPEVRLRQLVYGGWTRQRACEQARLLFKRYPQTSLVWAANDEMAFGVMQAYVEAGGVPGKGVLFGAINTSPAALQALLDRRLSVLLGGHFSLGGWALVQLHDYDQGVDFSQYGGRDRQIPLLQLIDRTQAKRLLAMGKAQDFGVDFHKLSAKGRPASWRYPFTLQTLMH; this is encoded by the coding sequence ATGTTGAAGTTGTTTTGTGGCGTATTACTGGCGCTGGGCATGGTCGTGGGACCTTGTGCCCAAGCGGCGTCAGTGCTGTTCCTGAACCCGGGAACCCCCACGGAAGCTTTTTGGGTGAGTTATTCGCAGTTCATGCAGGCCGCGGCGACCGACCTGGGGATGGACTTGCGCATCCAGTATTCCGACCGCGTCTCCGAAATCACCATCCAGCAGGCTCGCGAAGCCCTTCAGGGCCACCATCGTCCTGACTACCTGGTCTTCGTCAACGAGCAATACATCGCCCCCGAAATCCTGCGGCTGGCCAAAGACAGCGGTGTGAAGCTGTTTATGGTCAACAATGCCCTGACCCCGGATCAGATGAATCTGATTGGCGCACGCCCTGACAAATACCCCGATCTGCTCGGCAGCCTGGTGCCCAATGACGAGGAGGGCGGCTACCTGATGCTCAAGGAACTGATCCGACAGCACGGCCCGGTGGCCCCCGGCCAGACGATCGAATTGCTGGCCTTTTCCGGATTGAAAATCACTCCGTCCTCGCAGTTTCGGGAGAAGGGCTTGCGGCGTGCCTTGGCCGAGCACCCCGAAGTGCGTTTGCGGCAGTTGGTGTACGGCGGCTGGACCCGGCAACGCGCCTGCGAGCAGGCCAGGTTGCTGTTCAAGCGCTACCCGCAGACGTCGCTGGTCTGGGCCGCGAATGACGAGATGGCGTTCGGTGTGATGCAGGCGTATGTCGAAGCCGGAGGTGTGCCAGGAAAAGGCGTGCTGTTCGGCGCGATCAACACTTCACCCGCCGCGTTGCAGGCACTGCTGGACCGTCGTCTGAGTGTCTTGCTGGGCGGGCACTTCAGTCTCGGTGGCTGGGCGCTGGTGCAATTGCATGACTACGATCAAGGCGTGGACTTCAGCCAGTACGGCGGCCGTGACCGACAGATTCCGTTATTGCAGCTGATTGATCGGACGCAGGCCAAACGGCTGCTGGCGATGGGCAAGGCGCAGGATTTCGGCGTGGACTTTCACAAACTCTCGGCCAAGGGACGTCCCGCGTCCTGGCGTTACCCGTTCACCCTGCAAACCCTGATGCACTGA
- a CDS encoding DUF934 domain-containing protein, protein MQRIIKNNEVVDETWHLLPKDFNIDEISNCDDLIVPLQLWREHSRMLLARDGGLGIWLDADEEAEEIGEDVAQFQVIALNFPAFTDGRNYSNARLLRDRYGFKGELRAIGDVLRDQLFYMHRCGFDAFAIRADKDPHEALEGLKDFSVSYQAATDEPLPLFRRR, encoded by the coding sequence ATGCAGCGAATAATTAAGAACAACGAGGTCGTCGACGAGACCTGGCACCTGCTGCCCAAGGATTTCAACATCGACGAGATCAGCAACTGCGACGACCTCATCGTGCCGTTGCAGCTGTGGCGCGAACACAGCCGCATGCTCCTGGCCCGTGACGGCGGCCTGGGCATCTGGCTGGACGCCGATGAAGAAGCCGAGGAGATCGGCGAAGACGTGGCGCAGTTCCAGGTCATCGCCCTGAACTTCCCGGCATTCACCGATGGCCGCAACTACTCCAACGCCCGCCTGCTGCGTGACCGTTACGGTTTCAAGGGCGAATTGCGGGCCATTGGCGACGTGCTGCGTGACCAGTTGTTCTACATGCATCGCTGTGGTTTCGACGCATTCGCCATTCGCGCCGACAAAGACCCGCACGAAGCCCTTGAAGGCCTCAAGGACTTCTCGGTGTCCTATCAGGCAGCTACCGACGAACCGCTACCGCTGTTCCGTCGCCGCTGA